One window of Microcoleus vaginatus PCC 9802 genomic DNA carries:
- a CDS encoding PhoX family phosphatase translates to MSKITRRQLLIFFGSSAATTVLAPGLTQKLFGINSSAAEALVPTSFTPLRLPHPLPIYRQLPSFMAMAPGGQGTVMAASQDTRLTSYSVVDDVVVPPEYERYVILRWGDRVFPNPADYFGYNNDYTGFVGLRGSNDDGYLWVNHEYVSFPMSKQAPDTPSDLASFPATDRAVLGIDLSVKNRDTLGEFLYNLGGSIVRITKQANGRFQAIAGDSLNRRIHGLSGLGINSQRSDTYKDVTSWGSRQGDDNYLIGTGPAATQVFAQVNTDGLGNRIIGTAYNCSGGTSPWGTILSAEENFQGSEDFFVGVQENIKPNGGQTSYAKGTIGEEFGLVGEKYGWMVEVDPLDPSFRPRKHTWLGRFRHENVAIRAEAGRRLVVYMGDDRRGGHTWKFVSNGSVTNPADKSNSRLFEDGVLYVAQYNRNGTGRWLPLTINSQTNPVRPSQVGEAELASFGKAQRDAATRFPKRAGIAGQTQDGGSFVVDTTNEATALPGYQNKTLANFYSSQGAVLVDAFLAANLIGGTPTARPEDLEVNPTTKEVFIAYTDGAPGSDGYPDSRIFNVAKYGSAVNSNQQSGGVYKIIEDSPDGAGLTFRWQRLAQGGEAGAADGAGFANVDNLAFDPQGNVWGVTDMSTSTHNGFDVGATGEPTTIDHKKTGNVSDLTGVFGNNFLFYIPTSGPNAGTVIPFAYGPNRCELTGPTFLGDTLLLSVQHPGEDCPIDDGTVLSRPIEMLDLNGAVFNQTRRVSRGSLWPSNIENDRRRSPMPSVVGIRRVRSTPTGQFV, encoded by the coding sequence ATGTCTAAAATAACTCGCCGACAACTGCTAATTTTCTTTGGTAGCAGTGCAGCTACCACCGTGCTTGCTCCGGGGCTAACTCAAAAACTGTTCGGCATCAATTCCAGCGCTGCTGAAGCTTTAGTTCCGACATCTTTCACTCCGTTAAGACTTCCCCACCCGCTGCCGATTTATCGACAACTGCCCAGCTTTATGGCGATGGCGCCGGGGGGACAGGGAACGGTTATGGCTGCCTCGCAGGATACTAGATTAACGAGTTACAGCGTTGTTGACGATGTGGTTGTGCCGCCGGAATACGAACGTTACGTGATTCTCCGCTGGGGCGATCGAGTTTTCCCGAATCCTGCCGACTATTTCGGCTACAACAACGACTACACAGGCTTTGTAGGCCTTCGTGGCAGCAATGACGACGGTTATCTCTGGGTTAACCACGAGTACGTATCCTTCCCGATGTCGAAACAGGCACCCGATACCCCGTCAGATTTGGCATCATTCCCAGCAACGGATCGCGCCGTCCTCGGTATAGACTTATCGGTAAAGAATCGCGATACCCTCGGCGAATTTCTGTACAATCTCGGTGGTTCGATCGTCCGCATCACCAAACAAGCCAACGGCAGATTTCAGGCGATCGCCGGCGACTCCCTCAACCGCCGTATCCACGGACTTTCCGGCCTCGGAATCAACAGCCAGCGTTCCGACACATACAAAGATGTCACCTCCTGGGGAAGCAGACAAGGCGACGACAACTACCTCATCGGCACGGGTCCTGCAGCTACCCAAGTCTTCGCGCAAGTCAACACCGACGGACTCGGCAACCGGATAATCGGTACAGCCTACAACTGTTCCGGTGGCACAAGCCCTTGGGGCACAATCCTCTCAGCCGAAGAAAATTTCCAAGGTAGCGAAGATTTTTTCGTGGGAGTTCAGGAAAACATCAAACCCAACGGCGGCCAAACCAGCTACGCCAAGGGTACTATCGGCGAGGAATTCGGCTTAGTCGGCGAAAAATACGGCTGGATGGTAGAAGTCGATCCCCTAGATCCGAGTTTCCGCCCGCGCAAACACACTTGGTTGGGCCGCTTCCGCCACGAAAACGTCGCGATTCGTGCCGAAGCCGGCCGCAGATTAGTAGTGTACATGGGAGACGATCGGCGCGGCGGACACACCTGGAAATTTGTCAGCAACGGTAGTGTCACAAATCCTGCAGATAAAAGCAACAGCCGCTTGTTTGAAGACGGCGTTTTGTACGTCGCCCAATACAACCGCAACGGTACTGGAAGATGGCTGCCACTAACTATAAATAGCCAGACAAATCCAGTGCGTCCTTCTCAAGTTGGCGAGGCGGAATTAGCAAGTTTTGGCAAAGCTCAAAGAGATGCCGCTACTCGCTTCCCCAAACGCGCAGGAATTGCTGGTCAAACCCAAGACGGCGGTTCTTTTGTAGTAGATACAACCAATGAAGCAACAGCACTTCCGGGCTACCAAAATAAAACTCTGGCTAATTTCTACAGCAGCCAAGGCGCGGTTTTAGTTGATGCTTTTTTAGCTGCTAATTTGATTGGTGGCACTCCGACGGCGCGGCCGGAAGATTTGGAAGTTAATCCTACTACTAAGGAAGTTTTTATTGCCTATACTGACGGCGCACCGGGAAGCGACGGCTATCCAGATTCTCGCATTTTTAATGTTGCTAAATACGGTAGCGCAGTCAACAGCAATCAGCAGTCGGGAGGAGTTTACAAAATAATTGAAGACAGTCCTGATGGTGCGGGTTTGACGTTCCGCTGGCAGCGTTTGGCTCAAGGTGGAGAAGCCGGTGCGGCAGATGGGGCGGGATTTGCTAATGTAGACAATTTGGCTTTTGACCCTCAAGGCAATGTTTGGGGCGTGACTGATATGTCTACGAGTACGCACAACGGTTTTGATGTCGGTGCGACTGGAGAGCCAACGACGATCGACCATAAAAAGACTGGAAATGTGTCAGATCTTACTGGTGTTTTCGGCAACAATTTTCTGTTTTACATTCCGACTTCCGGCCCGAATGCAGGAACAGTAATTCCGTTTGCTTACGGCCCGAACCGATGCGAATTGACAGGGCCGACTTTTTTGGGAGATACGCTGTTGCTTTCGGTGCAGCATCCGGGGGAAGATTGCCCCATCGATGACGGTACTGTACTCAGTCGGCCAATTGAAATGTTGGATTTGAACGGTGCTGTTTTTAATCAGACTCGTAGGGTTTCTCGCGGCAGTTTGTGGCCCAGCAATATTGAGAACGATCGGCGCCGTTCGCCGATGCCGTCGGTGGTTGGGATTCGCCGCGTGCGATCGACTCCAACGGGTCAGTTTGTTTAA
- the folK gene encoding 2-amino-4-hydroxy-6-hydroxymethyldihydropteridine diphosphokinase, with translation MKSTKCAIALGSNLGDSLATLSSAIATLNNTPGIAVKSHSSWYQTAPVGPPQPDYINACAILEVALQPEQLLAKLLEIEIKFNRIRREKWGPRTLDLDLLLYDDLILETPTLTLPHPRMTERAFVLVPLAEIAPDWVHPVTKSAIVQLLQTAECSGVQKLPL, from the coding sequence ATGAAATCAACAAAATGTGCGATCGCCCTCGGTAGCAACTTAGGCGACTCCCTCGCCACACTCTCTAGCGCGATCGCAACCCTCAACAACACCCCAGGAATAGCCGTAAAATCTCATTCAAGCTGGTATCAAACCGCCCCCGTAGGGCCGCCGCAACCCGATTACATCAACGCTTGCGCCATCCTAGAAGTTGCACTACAACCCGAACAATTGCTAGCAAAATTATTAGAAATCGAGATAAAATTTAATCGAATTCGCCGAGAAAAATGGGGGCCAAGAACCCTCGACCTAGATTTGCTGCTGTATGACGATTTAATCTTAGAAACTCCGACACTGACTCTACCTCATCCCCGGATGACCGAAAGAGCTTTTGTATTAGTACCTTTAGCAGAAATTGCCCCGGATTGGGTGCATCCGGTGACGAAAAGTGCGATCGTCCAACTCCTGCAAACCGCAGAATGTTCCGGAGTGCAAAAATTGCCCTTGTAA
- a CDS encoding NUDIX hydrolase, translated as MSIGQELPQLLKQRLFYQGRKFNFDVATLRLPNGSEGEWECIRHPGGALAVPVTPEGKLVLVRQYRFATKGRILEFPAGTVEINESPAETIKREIEEETGYRAGKWQKLGQFFLAPGYSDEIIYAFLAQDLEKLEKPPAQDDDEDLETVLFTPEELEKAILAGEPIDAKSISSFFLARPFLT; from the coding sequence ATGTCGATCGGTCAAGAACTACCCCAACTCCTCAAACAACGCCTATTTTACCAAGGGCGCAAATTTAACTTTGACGTAGCCACCCTCCGTCTTCCCAACGGTTCCGAAGGCGAGTGGGAATGTATTCGCCACCCGGGCGGAGCACTTGCAGTTCCCGTCACACCCGAAGGTAAACTCGTCTTGGTGCGACAATACCGCTTTGCCACCAAAGGGCGAATTTTAGAATTTCCCGCAGGTACAGTCGAAATCAATGAAAGCCCCGCCGAAACTATCAAACGCGAAATCGAAGAAGAAACCGGATATCGGGCCGGAAAATGGCAGAAATTAGGGCAATTTTTTCTCGCCCCCGGTTATTCCGACGAAATCATTTATGCTTTTTTAGCCCAAGATTTGGAAAAACTGGAAAAGCCCCCCGCACAAGACGATGATGAAGACCTTGAAACAGTTTTATTCACCCCTGAAGAATTAGAAAAGGCTATTTTAGCTGGGGAACCAATTGACGCGAAATCAATTTCTAGCTTTTTCTTAGCCCGTCCATTTTTGACTTAA